In a genomic window of Siniperca chuatsi isolate FFG_IHB_CAS linkage group LG1, ASM2008510v1, whole genome shotgun sequence:
- the il17a/f1 gene encoding interleukin 17a/f1: MFPTSNSCKVTAACVVAMMMMMVMMMTTEAAAMPKAGGQSRHSAKTHRKSSDGAVVETVPLQLDPNALVPTRNIRPLENASISPWAYNISRDDSLYPPMLSEARCLLRGCLDLEGQEDLSLESRPIMHQVLLLRRVRSAVAGSGAGHSYHYRLESRLIAVGCTCVRPIVQHQQ, translated from the exons gcTGCCTGTGTGGtggcgatgatgatgatgatggtgatgatgatgaccaCTGAGGCAGCAGCCATGCCGAAAGCTGGCGGCCAATCAAGACACTCAGCGAAGACACACAGGAAGTCCTCTGATGGTGCGGTGGTAGAAACGGTCCCACTGCAGCTTGACCCCAACGCTTTGGTTCCTACCAGAAACATCAGGCCGCTGGAGAACGCCTCCATCTCCCCGTGGGCATACAA CATCTCCCGTGATGACTCTCTGTACCCCCCGATGCTGTCAGAGGCTCGTTGTTTGCTGCGCGGCTGTCTGGACTTGGAGGGCCAGGAGGACCTGAGCCTGGAATCCAGACCCATCATGCACcaggtgctgctgctgcgccgGGTCAGGTCTGCGGTGGCGGGGTCAGGGGCGGGACACAGCTACCACTATCGGCTGGAGTCCCGCCTCATCGCTGTGGGCTGCACCTGCGTACGACCCATCGTCCAGCACCAACAATGA
- the LOC122878458 gene encoding stathmin-4-like isoform X2 translates to MTLAAYREKMRELPLVSLFCSCILPELRDTAADKKEGVVDLNLCNIRDMEVIELSKRTSGQAFEVILKPPTFDGGPELRATTPPRQKPSLEEIQKKLDAAQERRKCQEAELLKHLAERREHEREVAQKALTKERQEHRADADKEQRNMHLNASQERLQEEDKHSVEVS, encoded by the exons atgacTCTAGCAG CATACAGAGAGAAGATGCGAGAGCTCCCCCTGGTGTCTCTCTTCTGCTCCTGCATCCTTCCCGAACTCAGAGACACTGCAGCCGACAAGAAGGAAG GCGTGGTGGACTTGAACCTGTGCAACATCCGGGACATGGAGGTGATCGAGCTGAGCAAGCGGACGAGCGGCCAGGCCTTCGAGGTCATCCTGAAGCCGCCCACCTTTGATGGTGGCCCCGAACTGAGGGCGACTACGCCGCCCCGCCAGAAACCCTCGCTGGAAGAGATCCAGAAGAAACTGGATGCCGcccaggagaggaggaag tGTCAGGAGGCGGAGCTGCTGAAGCACCTGGCCGAGAGGAGGGAGCACGAGCGTGAAGTCGCTCAGAAAGCTCTGACCAAAGAGCGTCAGGAGCACCGGGCCGACGCCGACAAGGAGCAGAGGAATATGCACCTGAACGCCTCACAGGAGCGGCtgcaggaggag gACAAGCACAGCGTGGAG GTGTCTTGA
- the LOC122878458 gene encoding stathmin-4-like isoform X1 — MTLAAYREKMRELPLVSLFCSCILPELRDTAADKKEAGVVDLNLCNIRDMEVIELSKRTSGQAFEVILKPPTFDGGPELRATTPPRQKPSLEEIQKKLDAAQERRKCQEAELLKHLAERREHEREVAQKALTKERQEHRADADKEQRNMHLNASQERLQEEDKHSVEVS, encoded by the exons atgacTCTAGCAG CATACAGAGAGAAGATGCGAGAGCTCCCCCTGGTGTCTCTCTTCTGCTCCTGCATCCTTCCCGAACTCAGAGACACTGCAGCCGACAAGAAGGAAG CAGGCGTGGTGGACTTGAACCTGTGCAACATCCGGGACATGGAGGTGATCGAGCTGAGCAAGCGGACGAGCGGCCAGGCCTTCGAGGTCATCCTGAAGCCGCCCACCTTTGATGGTGGCCCCGAACTGAGGGCGACTACGCCGCCCCGCCAGAAACCCTCGCTGGAAGAGATCCAGAAGAAACTGGATGCCGcccaggagaggaggaag tGTCAGGAGGCGGAGCTGCTGAAGCACCTGGCCGAGAGGAGGGAGCACGAGCGTGAAGTCGCTCAGAAAGCTCTGACCAAAGAGCGTCAGGAGCACCGGGCCGACGCCGACAAGGAGCAGAGGAATATGCACCTGAACGCCTCACAGGAGCGGCtgcaggaggag gACAAGCACAGCGTGGAG GTGTCTTGA